CAAGAAGCAccacctttaaaaaaaacaaacaaacaaaacaacaaagcaacacaTCAACAAAGCTGACATATTGACAGAGATGGAAAACTCTACAGACATTTAAATGGGATGTGGTTACTGGACATTAGAGCAGGTTAGGACCAGTTTGCTGATGTATGAAGcctttaattaaataaacatcTGCTGATATCTAATGGAGGTTCCACCCAGTCTGTAAAACCCACAACTAaacaattattacattaatCAATTAAAGCTAAGATCATTTTTTTGCAAGTATAGTTTCAGCTGTGGTTCCCCActaaaactgtaaactgtaatcAATACCTAAGTGCTAATCAGTAATAACATCCTTTATAGAAACATTCTCTGTATAATCATACACATGTTATGTGATAGAGCCTGACAGgattttacaaacatttttgtttgatgtttgaggGTCTGACAAGGACATGGTGGATTTTGTATTGAAGAAACGCATAAGAGCATGTTTGATAAGGATGTCTTTAATCTGTTTTGTAAAACTAGAGTGACCAAAAAATGTACTGGCTGTGACAGAATTAACATAAAagttaatattaattataatatacagtatctgtgacATTTCTGTTCTGATACATCCACTACATCTCTTACTCTGGTCTTACCTGAGTATGTCCTTTTGTAACCACAGGTTCATGCAGTACTACGGAACCATTATTGGGCCAGTCCAGTAAAATGGCAAAGATGGACTTCTCCTGTGGTCTGGAAGTGTACCTGTTGAAGACAGATCAGTTCAGAAACCTATTAAAATATTACTAATGTACAGTGTAGCCTCCTGTgtgagcagaaacagaaaaattaacCATCACACTTGAAATTAGCAAATCAGCTTATTTGGTTCAATAAACTAAATTGAACAGATAAACCCACCAAACATATGGCGTGACGCTGTCATTCTGAGCCCGCCATGCCGTTGTGTTGTAGATGGCCTCTCCATTGACCTTCAGCCACTGACCCATTTGCCTTAGACGCTCCTCAAAGATCGGAACGATACGTCCATCGTGTGTGGGGCCGATATTCATCAGCAGGTTCCCCCCACAGGACACAGTCTCTACTAatgtctgaaacacacataaacttGACACTTTCAGCTTAAAGCTTTGGAGCAGCTTTAGGACTGCTGCCAGTCTTATGCTAAACCTAAGTTTTATGGTTCCTCACACAGTAGAAATATTTTCACAGTTGATGATCGACATTTTGAATGTCAGGAAAAGGTCTCTCTCTAATTAAATACTTCAATTGTAAAGTCATTGTAAGCAAAATCTTCCCATaagacatttaataataaatgatgatttgATTTTAGATGGAGCAGTTTAACAGATTGGCtttgtgataaaacattttaaaggttaATGAGATTTTCGACTCTCACTGCTACAAGCTGCTGGATGGTGAGGTAGTCACTGAGCGGAGCATTACGCCTGTAACCCCAGGACCTTTTGTCGATGGTCATGCAATTTTCCCATTTGTGTTTGAGCAGGTGTCCTGGCTGATAGCGATCTGCACAGGTATAATATCCACCATGGGTGCATATGGAGCCTGAGCCCCACCGATCATTTGTGACCACTGTATCTCTCACTGGACTGTGGaagtaaaacacatttccttcagttcagtttttatattcaagaagaaaaactgtaaaaactgattCATTTGCTGTTCATTACCTGTCATTATAGAGCCAGGCTAAGAAACCTGTGCTGTTCCAGTACTTGTCAGGTGCATCTCCGTCTCCATCAGACCACAACACATCTGGTTTGTACTTAACAATCAACTCATAAAGCTCAGGCAGAGTTTTACCAGTAGGAAAGTAGTTTGTAGTGAAGACATTGGCAGCGTCCAGTTCAAAGAGCGGATTAAACCACTCAAAGAGGGAATGATACAGCCCTAGATGCAGGTCACTGTTCGCACGGAGAGCACTCGCCACTTCATTCACCAGGTCTCTTTTGGGTCCAACATCTACTGCATTCCAGTTCCAGGAGGTTTTTGAGCCCCACAGTGTGAAACCTGAAATATGTCATTAAAGCAATACATTTTCTGAATGGCTGAAAGGATGCAGCATatgatacaaataaaatatgaggaataatgaaaaatgtcGTTATTAGTGCTTTGAAAACTCTAAAACTTACTGCTAATTATATTTGTAACAGTAAAGTAACTTGTGCCTAAACAAGCTAAATATATCTGTATTCTGTGACATCATGTTGAGCATTTACTGCACCTTCATGGTGTTTTGTAGTCAGGACAATGTATTTTGCTCCAGATGAAGCAAAGATGTCTGTCCATTCTTTGGCATCAAAGAACTCGGCAGTGAACTGTGGTGCAAAGTCTGGATACTTGAAGTCTGGAGGATAGTTCCTCTGCATAAAGTCAACATACGGCTTTAGTTTTTGCTTCTGCCAGTACCACCTGGAAATGAAAGTAAAGGCAAAACAGGCCTCAGTGAAGGTGAACAAAGctttaatgaatgaaaacctGATGCAACCTTGGTGCAACTCTATCTGCGGATGAAGATCATGATGAAAAGCTCTAAAACAGCTACATGTTTAGTAAAGTTCAAGATTATACTATAATTCAAACTTTCTCTGAGAGGTCTCAGCAAACTGTTAACGTCATATACTCAAGGAAATAAAACCTGTGATCCACTGAATGCGTATGATTGTTGCTGACTGCAGAAAATCTCAACCTTAATACATCCCAGATAGTAAATCATGTTGTATTAATTGCTAAGTTAGATAACGGCAACAAAACTCACCAGAACCACTCGCTGCCGAAGCTCGGGACTGAAAATACGCCCCAGTGTATGAAGATACCAAATTTAGCCTGATCATACCACTTTGGCAGCGGTCTGGAATCGATGGATTCCCAGTTCGGTTCGTATTTGGCTCTGCAGATGCCGATCAACAGCATCgataaaagcaaagaaataacAGTTAAAACTCCCATTTCTGTTCGAAATAACTTTGTCTGACAAGTGAACGGCTTGGCAACCACGTGATGATATATACACATAACTATAACCATCACATGATAAAGTGAAAGCCTCAATAACAAAGGAAGTGCTCAGATTGTAAACACACTACTTCCTGGTTTGGTTGAGTTGTTTCCGTTCATTCGACCAATCAGATCGCAGAGAACGCCGCATGCgcactctgtctttctttcaggAAGCTGGTGATGTTTTGATTCTGCACGTTTCACTGTCCACATGTTTGGGTTCATTGACTGTCACTGTCATATCTCAGCAGGGGATTTTGACAAGGTATTACTACTACACATTTTAAGCCTGCAAGAAAATAGTTTATCTATTAAATATCTTACTAAGTTAacgttttcttttattattgtcaGGACATCGATGAGGTGATCGAGAATTCACAAAAGGTAACGAGCTATTCTGTCTTAGACATATTATTCAGACTAGTTACTATTGTGTGTGAGGTCATCTCTTGCTTTATTATTTCCCAGGCCGGTTTGTTGGCACTAATAGCTGTAGCGGAGCATGTTGGGGAATTTGACAAGATCATTGCGCTGTCACAGAGGTAATCagagtattattattattattagacatGCGAAAGTTTAGTTTAACTTAATGTGTATAAAGACGTTTTCACTCTTTCATAGGTCCCCAGGGTTTATTTTCCCCTGCCTGGGAGTCCACCCTGTTCAAGACGTTTCACCAGAACAACAGAGGGGTGTTGTGCTACAGGTAGGATCCAATTAAAGATTAGTTGGTTGTAGCTGGTCCAGGATCTAGGTCCTGGGGGACTTAATTTCTGATGATCTAGGTCCTGGGGGACTTAATTTCTGATGATCTAGGTCCTGGGGGACTTAATTTCTGATGATCTAGGTCCTGGGGGACTTAATTTCTAGAAAGCCATTGATTGATCTGTGTAGAAATTCAAATCTGTGCGCAGCAAACATGACTCCACTGTATTTAATTGGAAAAGAAATTTCCAACTACCTAAGTTAAAACACAGCCCTGTGATTTACTGGATTGTTTATGGTTTCAGCAGtattgtgataaaataaaatgacgtctttatgttatgtttatgttctATCGTTTGTTTGCAGGATCTAGATGCTGCTCTACCTATCATAGAGAAATACAAAGACCACCTTGTGGCAATAGGGGAGGTAACAATTGGTttgagataaaaacaaaatttctGTCCTGACTTGGTTTCTTTTGCATTCCTGTAACAATGAactatttttccattttttgtgATAGGTTGGTTTAGATTTTACACCAAGATATATCAGCAGTGAGACTGATAAAGAAAGCCAAAGGCAGGTCCTCATTCGTCAAGCACAGATAGCAAAGGAACTGGATCTCCCTCTGTGGGTAAAACCTATTATACCACCAAATGGTGATGTTCTTCATGTTTGATGGCATGTGTTTGGCTGctcttaaaatataaatgatgttGTGTAGGGATGCTCTACTGCAATTCAAATTACAATACCTAAGTTATATAATTGagtttataacaataaaaatatagcAGGCAATGCTGCTTTTGAAATCAGTATCACAAACCCTACAAGGGAACTTTTCCCCAAAGCcaacacagtttaacatgtttttgtttgatttatttctagAAATGTTCATTCACGTTCTGCTGGAAGACCCACTATCCACCTCCTCAAAGAGCAAGGTAAACTGCTAAATTTAGATTCTCAGTGTACCTGTGGATGAATTATTTAGTTCAGTGTTTGAGAACaaaactgcagcttctctgAAATGCCACTAGGTGTCGAAAAAGCCCTGCTTCATGCTTTTGATGGGAAACCATCCGTTGCCATGGAGGGAGTGAAGGCTGGATATTTCTTTTCTATCCCACCATCTATAATCCGTAGTGAACAGGTACAGCAGCACATGGTTATGTCTCATTTACACTGTACCACAACATAGTGTGTTCACAAACAGCGCAAAGGCATCAGAAAGTATAGAGACAGGTTCCCATTGTGCACActtgtatttaatttgaaatgtattacatttttaaacatcagtCAAGACTCAGTGAtcc
The Anabas testudineus chromosome 22, fAnaTes1.2, whole genome shotgun sequence DNA segment above includes these coding regions:
- the fuca2 gene encoding plasma alpha-L-fucosidase, whose amino-acid sequence is MVIVMCIYHHVVAKPFTCQTKLFRTEMGVLTVISLLLSMLLIGICRAKYEPNWESIDSRPLPKWYDQAKFGIFIHWGVFSVPSFGSEWFWWYWQKQKLKPYVDFMQRNYPPDFKYPDFAPQFTAEFFDAKEWTDIFASSGAKYIVLTTKHHEGFTLWGSKTSWNWNAVDVGPKRDLVNEVASALRANSDLHLGLYHSLFEWFNPLFELDAANVFTTNYFPTGKTLPELYELIVKYKPDVLWSDGDGDAPDKYWNSTGFLAWLYNDSPVRDTVVTNDRWGSGSICTHGGYYTCADRYQPGHLLKHKWENCMTIDKRSWGYRRNAPLSDYLTIQQLVATLVETVSCGGNLLMNIGPTHDGRIVPIFEERLRQMGQWLKVNGEAIYNTTAWRAQNDSVTPYVWYTSRPQEKSIFAILLDWPNNGSVVLHEPVVTKGHTQVVLLGHGTLQWEPVKPSGLRVVLPQLSFSQMPCQWAWTLRLTGAT
- the LOC113148027 gene encoding tatD DNase domain containing 3-like isoform X1; amino-acid sequence: MFGFIDCHCHISAGDFDKDIDEVIENSQKAGLLALIAVAEHVGEFDKIIALSQRSPGFIFPCLGVHPVQDVSPEQQRGVVLQDLDAALPIIEKYKDHLVAIGEVGLDFTPRYISSETDKESQRQVLIRQAQIAKELDLPLNVHSRSAGRPTIHLLKEQGVEKALLHAFDGKPSVAMEGVKAGYFFSIPPSIIRSEQKQKLVKQLPLENICLETDSPALGPEKQVRNEPKNISISAEYISKIKGVSLEKVIEVTTQNALRLFPKLQSAIRR
- the LOC113148027 gene encoding tatD DNase domain containing 3-like isoform X2 translates to MFGFIDCHCHISAGDFDKDIDEVIENSQKAGLLALIAVAEHVGEFDKIIALSQRSPGFIFPCLGVHPVQDVSPEQQRGVVLQDLDAALPIIEKYKDHLVAIGEVGLDFTPRYISSETDKESQRQVLIRQAQIAKELDLPLNVHSRSAGRPTIHLLKEQGVEKALLHAFDGKPSVAMEGVKAGYFFSIPPSIIRSEQQKLVKQLPLENICLETDSPALGPEKQVRNEPKNISISAEYISKIKGVSLEKVIEVTTQNALRLFPKLQSAIRR